One Mycobacteroides abscessus ATCC 19977 genomic window carries:
- a CDS encoding shikimate kinase: MSPKAVLVGLPGSGKSTIGRRLAKALGVNVYDTDTGIETEAGRTIAQIFANDGEPEFRRIEESVIRQALDQQDGVVSLGGGAVLTPGVREALAGHTVVYLEISAAEGIRRTGGSVVRPLLAGPDRAEKYHALMSQRVPLYREVATIKVNTDRRNPGAVVRMIVSRLENPEGSAGSASSRRRRPRRRPRSRRRSAGAAAVTQTNTSGTETRERADND; encoded by the coding sequence ATGAGCCCCAAAGCCGTTCTCGTCGGACTGCCCGGATCGGGTAAGTCCACCATTGGCCGTCGGCTGGCAAAAGCATTGGGCGTCAATGTTTATGACACCGATACCGGTATCGAAACCGAGGCCGGGCGCACCATCGCGCAGATCTTCGCCAACGATGGGGAGCCGGAGTTCCGGCGCATCGAGGAGTCAGTGATTCGGCAGGCGCTCGACCAGCAGGACGGGGTCGTGTCGTTGGGCGGTGGCGCCGTACTGACCCCTGGCGTACGTGAGGCACTCGCCGGGCACACCGTGGTGTATTTGGAAATCAGTGCCGCAGAGGGCATTCGGCGCACCGGTGGCAGCGTGGTACGCCCACTTCTGGCGGGACCGGACCGCGCCGAAAAGTACCACGCCCTGATGTCGCAGCGGGTGCCGCTGTACCGGGAAGTCGCCACCATCAAGGTCAACACCGACAGGAGAAATCCGGGTGCGGTGGTGCGAATGATTGTGTCCCGGTTGGAGAACCCCGAGGGCAGCGCGGGCTCGGCCTCGTCACGGCGGCGTCGCCCGCGCCGGCGCCCCCGTTCGCGGCGGCGTAGCGCAGGCGCTGCGGCGGTAACCCAAACCAATACCTCCGGAACCGAAACCAGGGAGAGAGCCGACAATGACTAG